In Geotalea uraniireducens, one genomic interval encodes:
- a CDS encoding mercuric reductase, with translation MSDGPLVLPDNGFNRALVGNVHPADWTNPEPAGCYNLVVIGAGTAGLVAAAGAAGLGARVALIERHLLGGDCLNYGCVPSKGLIRAARAIYDVQRSAEFGVAGGAGLASDFGAVMERMRRLRSKISPHDSARRFRDELGVDVFFGTGRFAGPDTIEVAGQLLRFKRAAVCTGARAAAPPIPGIEAAGYLTNETVFSLTALPRRLAVIGGGPIGCELAQTFARLGSNVTVVEHVGHLLPREDADAAAVVQQALLRDGVELCLRAKVVGVTATGHGKTISVEQDGTPRELVVDEILVGVGRAPNVAGLDLERAGIAYDPQQGVTVDERLRTTNRLVFAAGDICFPYKFTHTADALARILIANALFMGRQKTSALVVPWCTYTDPEVAHVGMSAKEAAAKGLDVTTLTVPLAEVDRALLDGESEGFARVHLQKGTDTILGATIVARHAGEMINELSLAMTAGVGLSAIGRTIHPYPTQAEAVKKLADAYNRTRLTPLVKRLLTTWLKWQRR, from the coding sequence ATGAGCGACGGGCCGTTGGTTCTCCCGGATAACGGTTTCAACCGTGCCCTGGTCGGCAATGTTCATCCTGCCGACTGGACGAACCCCGAACCGGCCGGTTGCTATAACCTGGTAGTGATCGGCGCCGGTACCGCCGGGCTGGTCGCCGCCGCCGGGGCCGCGGGGCTCGGCGCCAGGGTCGCCCTGATCGAACGGCATCTCCTTGGCGGCGACTGCCTCAATTACGGCTGCGTCCCCTCCAAGGGGCTCATCCGCGCTGCCAGGGCCATTTATGACGTGCAGCGTTCAGCCGAATTCGGCGTGGCGGGCGGAGCAGGGCTCGCCAGCGATTTCGGCGCGGTGATGGAGCGGATGCGGCGGCTCCGGAGCAAGATCAGCCCCCACGACTCGGCCCGCCGTTTCCGGGACGAGCTCGGGGTGGATGTCTTCTTCGGCACCGGGCGTTTCGCCGGGCCGGACACCATCGAAGTGGCGGGGCAGCTGCTGCGTTTCAAGCGGGCCGCCGTCTGCACCGGGGCGCGGGCTGCAGCACCCCCTATCCCGGGGATCGAGGCGGCCGGATACCTCACCAACGAGACGGTCTTTTCGCTGACCGCCCTTCCTCGCCGGCTCGCGGTGATCGGCGGCGGGCCCATCGGCTGCGAGCTTGCCCAGACCTTCGCCCGGCTCGGCAGCAACGTCACCGTCGTCGAGCATGTCGGGCATCTCCTCCCGCGGGAGGATGCGGATGCCGCCGCGGTTGTCCAGCAGGCGCTGCTGCGGGACGGGGTCGAGCTCTGCCTCCGGGCGAAGGTCGTCGGGGTGACGGCAACGGGACACGGCAAAACGATCAGCGTCGAACAGGATGGTACGCCACGGGAACTGGTCGTCGACGAGATCCTGGTCGGCGTCGGCCGGGCGCCGAACGTGGCGGGACTTGACCTGGAGCGGGCCGGGATCGCCTACGACCCGCAACAGGGGGTGACGGTCGACGAGCGGCTGCGGACCACCAACCGGCTGGTCTTTGCCGCCGGCGACATCTGCTTTCCCTACAAATTTACCCATACCGCCGATGCCCTGGCCCGGATCCTCATTGCCAATGCCCTGTTCATGGGCCGGCAGAAAACCTCGGCGCTGGTCGTCCCGTGGTGCACCTATACCGATCCGGAGGTGGCCCACGTCGGGATGAGTGCGAAGGAGGCGGCGGCCAAGGGCCTCGACGTCACCACCCTGACCGTCCCGCTGGCCGAGGTGGACCGGGCGCTTTTGGACGGCGAGAGCGAAGGCTTTGCCCGGGTGCATCTGCAAAAGGGGACCGACACGATCCTCGGCGCCACCATCGTCGCGCGTCACGCCGGCGAGATGATCAACGAGCTGTCCCTCGCCATGACCGCCGGGGTGGGGCTCTCCGCCATCGGCCGGACCATCCATCCCTATCCCACCCAGGCGGAGGCGGTGAAGAAGCTGGCCGACGCCTACAACCGCACCAGGTTGACGCCGTTGGTGAAGCGGCTGCTGACGACGTGGCTGAAATGGCAGCGGCGCTAA